The genomic interval TTGCATGCGGGGGATCAGCGGGTTTCATTTTCCCTTGAATCACACCGCGCGGGCGTGATGATCTGCTATGACATCCGTTTTCCCGAATTGGCACGTTCCTTGGCGTTGGACGGAGCGGATATCTTGTTCATTCCTGCCGAGTGGCCGCTTCCGCGCCTGACACACTGGCGGCTGATGAACCAGGCGCGCGCCGTAGAGAATCAGTTGTACGTCGTGGCATGCAACCGGGTGGGTGTCGGCGGTCGGGATGTGTTTGGCGGGCACTCCATGGTGGTCGATCCCTGGGGAGATATCCTGGTCGAAGGCGGGGAAGAGGAAGAGTTGCTGACGGTGGAGATCGATCTCGCTGAAGTGACGCGCATCCGGCGGAAGATTCCGGTGTTTGAAGATCGTATGCCCGACGTGTACCGGATCTTGGGGAGAGATCAGGACGGAGATGCAGAATCCTGACCGCCCCATGTTGGACAGGCGGTGTGGGTTTCCGGCTGGGGAGTGTCTGGTCATTCCGGAGGTGGCACATGTTTTTCTCGGGAGAGCGTGCCCAAGCCATGCCGAGCGAAGACCCGGGAAGCGCAGGAACATAGGATCGGGTAATTTCCTTTAAGCGAATCGTAATTTGACCGGTCTGCGCTCCAGGTCTGAAGCAACCAGGATCTGCTTCCATGAGGGCACGGGTGGAGCAAGACGGGAAAGCCGTGAGGATCGTACTCACCAGACAAGCCTATTTTCAGGTCCGGAGAGGGATTTTTTCAACGAGTGATTGGATGGATTGTGGGTAGCCTATGATTGACAGAATGGGGTCCATTCGGTATGATGATCATC from Polycladomyces subterraneus carries:
- a CDS encoding carbon-nitrogen family hydrolase → MRISLVQMDIAWGDPKINRQQAEEWIRRAAEREQADVVVLPEMWNTGYALDRLEDCADRGELVEWMASTAARYHVHLVGGSIAEKKADRFWNTAYIFDRNGKQVSRYSKVHLFRLMDEEKYLHAGDQRVSFSLESHRAGVMICYDIRFPELARSLALDGADILFIPAEWPLPRLTHWRLMNQARAVENQLYVVACNRVGVGGRDVFGGHSMVVDPWGDILVEGGEEEELLTVEIDLAEVTRIRRKIPVFEDRMPDVYRILGRDQDGDAES